aatgctttaaattaaaaaaaggtagaaaataatgaaaaaaattgaaaaaatctataaatttgtcaatccactaaggctcattttcccaccaagttttgcctataactcggtcggtatccaacggatcgccaatctttaacctgtggtcgatagatggcatcaatggctacattttcttcgtggacggccatgccctcagatgtctgtgccagaagttatgcgaggaaccaagttccttaccctgtttgagaaaatgtaaaattttcctcatttttgcaccaaattttgcctataactcggtcggtatctaacggatctccaatctttttctggggtcgatagatggcatcaatggctacattttcttcttggacggccatgccctcagatgtctgtgccagaagttatgcgaggaaccaagttccttaccctgtttgagaaaatgtaaaatgttcctcatttttctgcaattcagcaaaatttttaaatgtgatatatttcactgcgaatttgttgcaataagtttcttttcactcaaatattgctttaaattaaaaaaagaataaaaaatcagaaaaaaaattcaaaaaaattttccactcaaaaatttcataaggggtaccccttgccatttttttgagaaatttagcaaaatttaaaaatttgttttattttaatgcgaaattgttgcaattagttccttttcactcaaacaatgctttaaattaaaaaaaggtaaaaaataatgaagaaaattgaaataatctataaatttgtcaatccactaagactcattttcccaccaagttttgcctataactcggtcggtatccaacggatcgccaatctttaacctgtggtcgatagatggcatcaatggctacattttcttcgtggacggccatgccctcagatgtctgtgccagaagttatgcgaggaaccaagttccttaccctgtttgagaaaatgtaaaattttcctcatttttgcaccaaattttgcctataactcggtcggtatctaacggatctccaatctttttctggggtcgatagatggcatcaatggctacattttcttcttggacggccatgccctcagatgtctgtgccagaagttatgcgaggaaccaagttccttaccctgtttgagaaaatgtaaaatgttcctcatttttctgcaattcagcaaaatttttaaatgtgatatatttcattgcgaatttgttgcaataagtttcttttcactcaaatattgctttaaattaaaaaaagaataaaaaatcagaaaaaaatttcaaaaaaattttccactcgaaaatttcataaggggtaccccttgccatttttttgagaaatttagcaaaatttaaaaatttgttttattttaatgcgaaattgttgcaattagttccttttcactcaaacaatgctttaaattaaaaaaaggtaaaaaataatgaaaaaaattgaaaaaatctataaatttgtcaatccactaagactcattttcccaccaagttttgcctataactcggtcggtatccaacggatcgccaatctttaacctgtggtcgatagatggcatcaatggctacattttcttcgtggacggccatgccctcagatgtctgtgccagaagttatgcgaggaaccaagttccttaccctgtttgagaaaatgtaaaattttcctcatttttgcaccaaattttgcctataactcggtcggtatctaacggatctccaatctttttctggggtcgatagatggcatcaatggctacattttcttcttggacggccatgccctcagatgtctgtgccagaagttatgcgaggaaccaagttccttaccctgtttgagaaaatgtaaaatgttcctcatttttctgcaattcagcaaaatttttaaatgtgatatatttcattgcgaatttgttgcaataagtttcttttcactcaaatattgctttaaattaaaaaaagaataaaaaatcagaaaaaaaattcaaaaaaattttccactcaaaaatttcataaggggtaccccttgccatttttttgagaaatttagcaaaatttaaaaatttgttttattttaatgcgaaattgttgcaattagttccttttcactcaaacaatgctttaaattaaaaaaaggtaaaaaataatgaaaaaaattgaaaaaatctataaatttgtcaatccactaaggctcattttcgcaccaagttttgcctataactcggtcggtatccaacggatcgccaatctttaacctgtggtcgatagatggcatcaatggctacattttcttcgtggacggccatgccctcagatgtctgtgccagaagttatgcgaggaaccaagttccttaccctgtttgagaaaatgtaaaattttcctcatttttgcaccaaattttgcctataactcggtcggtatctaacggatctccaatctttttctggggtcgatagatggcatcaatggctacattttcttcttggacggccatgccctcagatgtctgtgccagaagttatgcgaggaaccaagttccttaccctgtttgagaaaatgtaaaatgttcctcatttttctgcaattcagcaaaatttttaaatgtgatatatttcattgcgaatttgttgcaataagtttcttttcactcaaatattgctttaaattaaaaaaagaataaaaaatcagaaaaaaatttcaaaaaaattttccactcgaaaatttcataaggggtaccccttgccatttttttgagaaatttagcaaaatttaaaaatttgttttattttaatgcgaaattgttgcaattagttccttttcactcaaacaatgctttaaattaaaaaaaggtaaaaaataatgaagaaaattgaaataatctataaatttgtcaatccactaagactcattttcccaccaagttttgcctataactcggtcggtatccaacggatcgccaatctttaacctgtggtcgatagatggcatcaatggctacattttcttcgtggacggccatgccctcagatgtctgtgccagaagttatgcgaggaaccaagttccttaccctgtttgagaaaatgtaaaattttcctcatttttgcaccaaattttgcctataactcggtcggtatctaacggatctccaatctttttctggggtcgatagatggcatcaatggctacattttcttcttggacggccatgccctcagatgtctgtgccagaagttatgcgaggaaccaagttccttaccctgtttgagaaaatgtaaaatgttcctcatttttctgcaattcagcaaaatttttaaatgtgatatatttcattgcgaatttgttgcaataagtttcttttcactcaaatattgctttaaattaaaaaaagaataaaaaatcagaaaaaaatttcaaaaaaattttccactcgaaaatttcataaggggtaccccttgccatttttttgagaaatttagcaaaatttaaaaatttgttttattttaatgcgaaattgttgcaattagttccttttcactcaaacaatgctttaaattaaaaaaaggtaaaaaataatgaaaaaaattgaaaaaatctataaatttgtcaatccactaagactcattttcccaccaagttttgcctataactcggtcggtatccaacggatcgccaatctttaacctgtggtcgatagatggcatcaatggctacattttcttcgtggacggccatgccctcagatgtctgtgccagaagttatgcgaggaaccaagttccttaccctgtttgagaaaatgtaaaattttcctcatttttgcaccaaattttgcctataactcggtcggtatctaacggatctccaatctttttctggggtcgatagatggcatcaatggctacattttcttcttggacggccatgccctcagatgtctgtgccagaagttatgcgaggaaccaagttccttaccctgtttgagaaaatgtaaaatgttcctcatttttctgcaattcagcaaaatttttaaatgtgatatatttcattgcgaatttgttgcaataagtttcttttcactcaaatattgctttaaattaaaaaaagaataaaaaatcagaaaaaaatttcaaaaaaaatgttccactcgaaaatttcataaggggtaccccttgccatttttttgagaaatttagcaaaatttaaaaatttgttttattttaatgcgaaattgttgcaattagttccttttcactcaaacaatgctttaaattaaaaaaaggtaaaaaataatgaaaaaaattgaaataatctataaatttgtcaatccactaaggctcattttcgcatcaagttttgcctataactcggtcggtatccaacggatcgccaatctttaacctgtggtcgatagatggcatcaatggctacattttcttcgtggacggccatgccctcagatgtttgtgccagaagttatgcgaggaaccaagttccttaccccgtttgagaaaatgtaaaattttcctcaaaccaaattttgcctataactcggtcggtatctaacggatctccaatctttttctggggtcgatagatggcatcaatggctacattttcttcttggacggccatgccctcagatgtctgtgccagaagttatgcgaggaaccaagttccttaccctgtttgagaaaatgtaaaatgttcctcatttttctgcaattcagcaaaatttttaaatgtgatatatttcattgcgaatttgttgcaataagtttcttttcactcaaatattgctttaaattaaaaaaagaataaaaaatcagaaaaaaatttcaaaaaaattttccactcgaaaatttcataaggggtaccccttgccatttttttgagaaatttagcaaaatttaaaaatttgttttattttaatgcgaaattgttgcaattagttccttttcactcaaacaatgctttaaattaaaaaaaggtaaaaaataatgaaaaaaattgaaaaaatctataaatttgtcaatccactaagactcattttcccaccaagttttgcctataactcggtcggtatccaacggatcgccaatctttaacctgtggtctatagatggcatcaatggctacagtttcttcgtggacggccatgccctcagatgtctgtgccagaagttatgcgaggaaccaagttccttaccctgtttgagaaaatgtaaaattttcctcatttttgcaccaaattttgcctataactcggtcggtatctaacggatctccaatctttttctggggtcgatagatggcatcaatggctacattttcttcttggacggccatgccctcagatgtctgtgccagaagttatgcgaggagccaagttccttaccctgtatgagaaaatgtaaaatgttcctcatttttctgcaattcagcaaaatttttaaatgtgatatatttcattgcgaatttgttgcaataagtttcttttcactcaaatattgctttaaattaaaaaaagaataaaaaatcagaaaaaaatttcaaaaaaattttccactcgaaaatttcataaggggtaccccttgccatttttttgagaaatttagcaaaatttaaaaatttgttttattttaatgcgaaattgttgcaattagttccttttcactcaaacaatgctttaaattaaaaaaaggtaacaaataatgaaaatattaaaaaaatctacaaatttgtcaatccactaagactcattttcccaccaagttttgcctataactcggtcggtatccaacggatcgccaatctttttcaggggtcgatagatggcatcaatggctacattttcttcgtggacggccatgccctcagatgtttgtgccagaagttatgcgaggaaccaagttccttaccccgtttgagaaaatgtaaaattttcctcaaaccaaattttgcctataactcggtcggtatctaacggatctccaatctttttctggggtcgatagatggcaccaatggctacattttcttcttggacggccatgccctcagatgtctgtgccagaagttatgcgaggaaccaagttccttaccctgtttgagaaaatgtaaaatgttcctcatttttctgcaattcagcaaaatttttaaatgtgatatatttcattgtgaatttgttgcaataagtttcttttcactcaaatattgctttaaattaaaaaaagaataagaaatcagaaaaaaatttcaaaaaaaattttcacttgaaaatttcataaggggtaccccttgccatttttttgagaaatttagcaaaatttaaaaatttgttttattttaatgcgaaattgttgcaattagttccttttcactcaaacaatgctttaaattaaaaaaaggtaaaaaataatgaaaaaaattgaaataatctataaatttgtcaatccactaaggctcattttcgcaccaagttttgcctataactcggtcggtatccaacggatcgccaatctttaacctgtggtcgatagatggcatcaatggctgcattttcttcgtagacggccatgccctcagatgtttgtgccagaagttatgcgaggaactaagttccttaccccgtttgagaaaatgtaaaattttcctcatttttgcaccaaattttgcctataactcggtcggtatctaacggatctccaatctttgcctggggtcgatagatggcaccaatggctacattttcttcttggacggccatgccctcagatgtctgtgccagaagttatgcgaggaaccaagttccttatcctgtttgagaaaatgtaaaatgttcctcatttttctgcaattcagcaaaatttttaaatgtgacatatttcattgcgaatttgttgcaataagtttcttttcactcaaatattgctttaaattaaaaaaagaataaaaaatcagaaaaaaatttcaaaaaaattttccactcgaaaatttcataaggggtaccccttgccatttttttgagaaatttagcaaaatttaaaaatttgttttattttaatgcgaaattgttgcaattagttccttttcactcaaacaatgctttaaattaaaaaaaggtaaaaaataatgaaaaaaattgaaaaaatctataaatttgtcaatccactaagactcattttcccaccaagttttgcctataactcggtcggtatccaacggatcgccaatctttaacctgtggtcgatagatggcatcaatggctacattttcttcgtggacggccatgccctcagatgtctgtgccagaagttatgcgaggaaccaagttccttaccctgtttgagaaaatgtaaaattttcctcatttttgcaccaagttttgcctataactcggtcggtatctaacggatctccaatctttgcctggggtcgatagatggcaccaatggctacattttcttcttggacggccatgccctcagatgtctgtgccagaagttatgcgaggaaccaagttccttaccctgtttgagaaaatgtaaaatgttcctcatttttctgcaattcagcaaaatttttaaatgtgatatatttcattgtgaatttgttgcaataagtttcttttcactcaaatattgctttaaattaaaaaaagaataaaaaatcagaaaaaaatttcaaaaaaatttttcactcgaaaatttcataaggggtaccccttgccatttttttgagaaatttggcaaaatttaaaaatttgttttattttaatgcgaaattgttgcaattagttccttttcactcaaacaatgctttaaattaaaaaaaggtaaaaaataatgaaaaaaaattgaaataatctataaatttgtcaatccactaaggctcattttcgcatcaagttttgcctataactcggtcggtatccaacggatcgccaatctttaacctgtggtcgatagatggtaccaatggctacattttcttcgtggacggccatgccctcagatgtttgtgccagaagttatgcgaggaaccaagttccttaccccgtttgagaaaatgtaaaattttcctcaaaccaaattttgcctataactcggtcggtatctaacggatctccaatctttttctggggtcgatagatggcatcaatggctacattttcttcttggacggccatgccctcagatgtctgtgccagaagttatgcgaggaaccaagttccttaccctgtttgagaaaatgtaaaattttcctcatttttgcaccaagttttgcctataactcggtcggtatctaacggacctccaatctttttctggggtcgatagatggcatcaatggctacattttcttcttggacggccatgccctcagatgtctgtgccagaagttatgcgaggaaccaagttccttaccctgtttgagaaaatgtaaaatgttcctcatttttctgcaattcagcaaaatttttaaatgtgatatatttcattgcgaatttgttgcaataagtttcttttcactcaaatattgctttaaattaaaaaaagaataaaaaatcagaaaaaaatttcaaaaaaattttccactcgaaaatttcataaggggtaccccttgccatttttttgagaaatttagcaaaatttaaaaatttgttttattttaatgcgaaattgttgcaattagttccttttcactcaaacaatgctttaaattaaaaaaaggtaaaaaataatgaaaaaaattgaaaaaatctataaatttgtcaatccactaaggctcattttcgcaccaagttttgcctataactcggtcggtatcaaacggatcgccaatctttaacctgtggtcgatagatggcatcaatggctacattttcttcgtggacggccatgtcctcagatgtttgtgccagaagttatgcgaggaaccaagttccttaccccgtttgagaaaatgtaaaattttcctcatttttgcaccaaattttgcctataactcggtcggtatctaacggatctccaatctttgcctggggtcgatagatggcatcaatggctacattttcttcttggacggccatgccctcagatgtctgtgcgagaagttatgcgaggaaccaagttccttaccctgtttgagaaaatgtaaaatatttctcatttttctgcaattcagcaaaatttttaaatgtgatatctttcattgtgaatttgttgcaataagtttcttttcactcaaatattgctttaaattaaaaaaagaataaaaaatcagaaaaaaatttcaaaaaaatttttcactcgaaaatttcataaggggtaccccttgccatttttttgagaaatttagcaaaatttaaaaatttgttttattttaatgcgaaattgttgcaattagttccttttcactcaaacaatgctttaaattaaaaaaaggtaaaaaataatgaaaaaaattgaaaaaatctttaaatttgtcaatccactaaggctcattttcccaccaaattttgcctataactcggtcggtatctaacggatctccaatctttgcctatggtcgatagatggcatcaatggctacattttcttcttggacggccatgccctcagatgtctgtgccagaagttatgcgaggaaccaagttccttaccctgtttgagaaaatgtaaaatgttcctcatttttctgcaattcagcaaaatttttaaatgtgatatatttcattgcgaatttgttgcaataagtttcttttcactcaaatattgctttaaattaaaaaaagaataaaaaatcagaaaaaaaattcaaaaaaattttccactcgaaaatttcataaggggtaccccttgccattttttgagcaatttagcaaaattttaaaattcgttttattttaatgcgaaattgttgcaattagtttcttttcactcaaataatgcaccaaaagaaaaaaagtaatataaaataaaaataaaaaaaatcagtttgaaaatttcatggGGCTATATAGCCTTCGCTCGTTTTTGGTATCGAggttcaaaagaaaaattcaatCGGTGGTAACAGAAGAGCATCCCATACAAAAATACAACGTTTTCATtgggaatgaaaacaaatgcttattttggttcatttttacATAGCGTTGAAACATTTATTCGTACTGTGCATAATTTGTGGCAGTATACACCATTACCATGAAATCCCTTCATGCCGGTTcctgaaaaataaatctacgTAACATCGAGCAAACAACCCTGGTTTTTACAAACATATGAATAAAATCAATGCCACATTGCTGTTTTACGGGGAGTaatgtaaattatttaaaaagaaacataatatGCTGGAAAAAAGTTGTATGTTTATCTTATCGTTAATAACTACGTAAACAAACAGTCCGGCGCCCAAGTAACAATTGTCATCCGTCGTACCAAGGtgtgtataattttattttcgattGCTTAGAATCTTTATTTTACGGTGAATGTGCTAAACAACATTGGGCCATTTTTAgacaaaatgaattttttgagtattttttgcaattagGCAATGTTTTAACGATGCTTAAACACAGTAGGTTTacatttaaacataatttgaaAGCAACAAAGTTTACAGTTGAGCAGTTATGTCAAATGCCAATGTCAAAGAAGGCAGCAAAATCAACCGGTTTGCATGAAACTTGAAAAACAAAGTATGATTCATAACAATTGTCTGTCATTTGGTGTTTTTTCAGTGATAATTTTTCTTGGTGGCCATAAAACGCGAAACACGCACAGTTAGTTAACcttgaaacaaaacacggcCAAAGAACAGTGCAAAGTTTTTAAGCACTTCCGCTTTAAGCGCGAATAGAAACGTAGTTAGCTATGGATTTCGTACCGTTCGTGCTCACTGCTGGTATTGTATGTTTCCTCCTTTACTGGATGGTGAAGTGTTGCTGCACGAGGCGCACTAGTCAGGGTGCGGTGATAGCAAGTACGTATTTTTGATTGTGTGGTAATGTGATGTTGCACTGTCCATGAGTCCTAATTCTTCCTCCCGTACGAATATTACAGCACCCATCGTGATAACCTCGGAAGTTCATCGTGTTACACCGGGTACTATCCAAGCCGGACCTTCTGGTGCGATCATTCAGGGACATTCGACTGGAACGGCAGCGTACCCGGTGGTTCCGAATGCCTATTCAACACAACATCCGGCACCATTTCCCGCACAACCGTACATGCAACATTACCCACTACAAACATCGGGCGCACCATCGCTACCCCCGCAGGAACATACTGCTGCCCCTGTACAGTTTCCGGCT
The DNA window shown above is from Anopheles funestus chromosome 3RL, idAnoFuneDA-416_04, whole genome shotgun sequence and carries:
- the LOC125768698 gene encoding uncharacterized protein LOC125768698 → MDFVPFVLTAGIVCFLLYWMVKCCCTRRTSQGAVIATPIVITSEVHRVTPGTIQAGPSGAIIQGHSTGTAAYPVVPNAYSTQHPAPFPAQPYMQHYPLQTSGAPSLPPQEHTAAPVQFPALPPQLQYPAPPAASAPPPGPAVGAAMVNPPSYDQVVSEAYPAQAPYNPNYKG